One genomic segment of Clavelina lepadiformis chromosome 3, kaClaLepa1.1, whole genome shotgun sequence includes these proteins:
- the LOC143450270 gene encoding uncharacterized protein LOC143450270 isoform X2 has protein sequence MDSEYPCFGLDILKKAAHFVENQQQDTTGENEASSPNRPVKTPQTSSSVTENGYPGQRKNPSYYRPSSRSSDGQDTGETQSFHFNKKIKQLSNTEKDNTSRESMLLSENNSADEASTMAHFTHHNNGLVVHPRTYSAEHRPSPYRRERSTESPTHSPARKTSPPHTTEGDLLRPVVLPPGTASQPLPHVATANPMIPFIHPLMYPTMDPSMCADALARQAASINSERQQTSNTPPATTVPNGAIPAQGLPGLMFPFTNPALLMGARGSNVSGIGVPDLPMVFPSPLAAYGPAAGMIPQQLSALASLSEQDKRFYETMPHLAQQVTTNLLANPYLKGFCPSGFESLGVKDTRSMPKTGLAAGVGIAGIPYNTEFMLKYQEAVNNEALKFDGSLSSRVAASPAPLDPRLSNSPDNSKKTPISAYTLPVPFASSLHNASSSSSQPPLSDRSTSTASVRSLRNGTPSLPHFDARPPTHLSHERDIMYHDSHDVLASSEASDARRRLITFSQRELRRFSRELSPSRTTPSSEKVSKKQSNEAHGISRDHLKELKRRSPSVQSSHGVRSSKSPSVRRSNSPREHASQAHEPIPANYFAALAAKSGQGPSDKDSSSFIHQASPYIFHPTLGGLTASPFTLPYLRQTEVQSSSSSKALADATSWIFRPPLPPEAMAEYARLTGMSPSAVALMMPQQQSFRPPLVSQSTPTSQNLLLERDDKERIASPVAAPFPAAASMLSYFQSPAGVTSKLPRGSPISGKVPQKHSLSFQQLSVPHAYRNHPRTSPGPLDEGESRFIKRETSPSPVKRSSVPGGVYGAQQQKTDNLSTRRIDEEKRNRLKRRADDEKRDRFSPKDSMLKRKREVTSDANAPDIEEHFRRSLGENYKDPETTNTVTITANVDDHFRKALGNDVWSKMKPGYKCSSPEPTDAMPNGRENYYPSTATTNMLPHSFSNLYVPHLQRSTENRSFISYTDSSLKNSATKVVQARGIVFPEPKIEVPPTNGAEVDISSSGTGVSRASPRRSEGFVNPADFESEGKVRSVLDGSRLQPSPSATSPLAQEKPLALQRSTNHPSLVHPPPPPYTISSTDSKSCARSSPGPPPAYSPSSSNSVSLLPASSSPGRTSSESKSVNDTSTSSSMSVQTKYVESAE, from the exons ATGGATTCTGAATATCCTTGCTTTGGGCTTGATATTTTGAAGAAAGCCGCCCACTTCGTTGAAAACCAGCAACAAGACACTACTGGTGAAAACGAAGCTTCATCGCCTAATCGACCAGTAAAAACACCCCAAACTTCGTCATCGGTGACCGAAAATGGATACCCTG GACAACGAAAAAACCCTTCTTATTATCGTCCAAGCTCACGCTCTTCAGATGGCCAAGACACAGGGGAAACTCAATCTTTtcactttaataaaaaaataaaacaacttagCAACACCGAGAAGG atAATACAAGTCGTGAAAGTATGCTCCTGAGCGAAAATAATTCGGCTGACGAAGCTTCTACCATGGCACATTTCACTCATCATAATAATGGCTTAGTTGTCCATCCACGCACGTATTCAGCTGAACACCGTCCGTCTCCCTATCGTCGTGAGCGTTCAACTGAATCACCGACTCATTCACCTGCAAGAAAAACTTCGCCACCACACACTACAGAAGGTGATTTATTGAGGCCAGTGGTTTTACCTCCCGGAACCGCCTCTCAGCCATTGCCACACGTTGCCACAGCCAATCCCATGATTCCATTTATTCATCCTTTAATGTATCCGACTATGGATCCAAGCATGTGCGCTGATGCTCTGGCTAGACAGGCCGCTAGTATTAATAGCGAAAGGCAGCAAACATCAAACACTCCACCGGCAACAACTGTCCCTAACGGTGCCATACCAGCCCAAGGACTTCCAGGACTTATGTTTCCTTTTACAAACCCTGCCCTTCTTATGGGTGCCCGTGGAAGTAATGTCTCTGGCATTGGTGTTCCCGATTTGCCTATGGTTTTTCCGTCACCTTTAGCAGCTTATGGTCCAGCTGCTGGTATGATTCCTCAACAACTGTCGGCTTTAGCATCACTGTCTGAACAAGATAAACGTTTTTATGAAACTATGCCACATTTGGCCCAGCAGGTTACAACAAACTTGCTGGCAAATCCTTATCTTAAAGGATTTTGTCCGTCAGGATTTGAATCGTTGGGTGTCAAAGACACAAGATCAATGCCCAAAACTGGACTTGCAGCTGGAGTTGGAATTGCCGGGATACCGTACAATACTGAATTTATGTTGAAATATCAGGAAGCTGTCAATAATGAAGCGCTAAAATTTGATGGTAGTTTGTCATCGAGAGTTGCAGCGTCTCCAGCACCGCTTGACCCTCGATTGTCAAACTCTCCGGATAACTCCAAGAAAACTCCAATATCTGCTTACACGCTGCCAGTACCATTTGCGTCTTCTCTTCACAATGCATCATCATCTAGTTCCCAGCCGCCCCTATCTGACAGAAGTACTTCTACGGCGAGTGTTCGGTCGTTGAGGAATGGTACTCCCAGTCTTCCCCATTTTGATGCTCGACCACCCACTCATCTTTCTCATGAAAGAGATATAATGTATCATGATAGCCACGATGTTCTTGCTTCCAGTGAAGCGAGCGATGCGAGGCGAAGGCTTATAACATTTTCTCAAAG AGAGTTACGGCGGTTCTCAAGAGAACTTTCCCCAAGTCGAACAACACCTTCGTCAGAAAAAGTTTCTAAAAAACAATCTAACGAAGCACATGGGATTTCTCGCGATCACCTCAAAGAGCTGAAGCGCAGAAGCCCTTCAGTCCAATCATCTCATGGTGTGCGTTCTTCTAAGTCTCCATCTGTACGTCGTAGTAATAGTCCAAGAGAACATGCTAGCCAAGCTCATGAGCCTATCCCCGCCAACTATTTTGCAGCATTGGCTGCTAAATCGGGACAAGGGCCTAGCGACAAAGACAGTTCTAGCTTTATTCACCAAGCGTCTCCATATATATTTCATCCGACTTTGGGAGGTTTGACGGCCTCTCCCTTTACGTTACCTTACCTTCGACAAACAGAAGTGCAGTCATCGTCTTCAAGTAAAGCGCTTGCGGATGCTACTTCTTGGATATTTCGACCTCCACTGCCCCCAGAA GCAATGGCTGAATATGCCAGATTAACTGGAATGTCGCCAAGTGCAGTTGCACTGATGATGCCTCAGCAACAAAGCTTTCGGCCTCCTTTAGTTAGCCAAAGCACGCCGACTTCGCAG AATCTTTTACTGGAGCGTGATGACAAAGAAAGAATTGCCAGTCCGGTAGCAGCGCCGTTCCCTGCCGCCGCTTCCATGCTTTCATATTTTCAAAGCCCTGCCGGTGTTACGTCAAAACTGCCCCGTGGGTCACCTATTTCTGGGAAAGTTCCTCAAAAGCACTCCTTGTCATTTCAGCAACTCTCCGTCCCACATGCTTATAGAAACCACCCTAGAACATCACCTGGACCCTTAGATGAAGGTGAAAGTCGTTTCATTAAACGAGAAACCAGTCCATCGCCAGTGAAGAGATCGTCGGTACCGGGAGGAGTGTATGGTGCACAGCAGCAAAAAACAGATAACTTGTCAACACGGCGCATTGATGAGGAAAAGCGAAACAGATTAAAGAGAAGAGCAGATGATGAGAAACGTGATAGATTTTCTCCGAAGGATTCCATGTTGAAACGAAAACGTGAAGTAACATCAG ATGCAAATGCTCCGGACATCGAGGAACATTTTCGCCGCTCCCTGGGTGAAAACTATAAAGATCCTGAAACTACAAACACAGTGACTATTACTGCCAACGTGGATGATCACTTTAGAAAAGCATTGGGTAACGACGTATGGAGTAAAATGAAACCCGGCTATAAATGTTCATCACCAGAACCTACAGATGCAATGCCGAACGGACGAGAAAATTATTATCCCAGCACAGCTACAACCAATATGTTGCCACATTCCTTTTCGAATCTTTATGTGCCGCATCTCCAGCGAAGTACGGAAAATCGAAGCTTTATATCATATACAGATTCTTCTCTCAAGAACTCTGCTACAAAGGTGGTACAAGCTCGTGGCATCGTTTTTCCTGAGCCTAAGATCGAAGTGCCTCCGACCAACGGCGCAGAAGTTGACATCTCCAGCTCTGGTACCGGCGTGTCGCGAGCATCACCAAGGCGCAGTGAAGGTTTTGTTAACCCAGCTGATTTTGAAAGTGAAGGAAAAGTGAGGAGTGTTTTGGATGGATCTCGTTTACAACCCTCACCTTCTGCAACTTCTCCTCTTGCTCAGGAGAAGCCGCTCGCACTCCAGCGATCAACAAACCACCCTTCCTTAGTGCATCCACCTCCACCACCTTACACTATATCCTCCACTGACTCCAAATCGTGTGCTCGTAGTTCTCCGGGACCACCTCCGGCTTACTCACCTTCTAGTTCCAACTCTGTTAGTTTACTCCCAGCATCTTCATCACCTGGGAGAACTTCCTCTGAGAGCAAAAGTGTAAATGATACTTCTACGAGTTCCAGTATGTCTGTACAGACCAAATACGTTGAAAGCGCAGAATGA
- the LOC143450270 gene encoding uncharacterized protein LOC143450270 isoform X1: MDSEYPCFGLDILKKAAHFVENQQQDTTGENEASSPNRPVKTPQTSSSVTENGYPGQRKNPSYYRPSSRSSDGQDTGETQSFHFNKKIKQLSNTEKDNTSRESMLLSENNSADEASTMAHFTHHNNGLVVHPRTYSAEHRPSPYRRERSTESPTHSPARKTSPPHTTEGDLLRPVVLPPGTASQPLPHVATANPMIPFIHPLMYPTMDPSMCADALARQAASINSERQQTSNTPPATTVPNGAIPAQGLPGLMFPFTNPALLMGARGSNVSGIGVPDLPMVFPSPLAAYGPAAGMIPQQLSALASLSEQDKRFYETMPHLAQQVTTNLLANPYLKGFCPSGFESLGVKDTRSMPKTGLAAGVGIAGIPYNTEFMLKYQEAVNNEALKFDGSLSSRVAASPAPLDPRLSNSPDNSKKTPISAYTLPVPFASSLHNASSSSSQPPLSDRSTSTASVRSLRNGTPSLPHFDARPPTHLSHERDIMYHDSHDVLASSEASDARRRLITFSQRPTSIHTDSYSSHHKSPLHRRSPSPYNDRRELRRFSRELSPSRTTPSSEKVSKKQSNEAHGISRDHLKELKRRSPSVQSSHGVRSSKSPSVRRSNSPREHASQAHEPIPANYFAALAAKSGQGPSDKDSSSFIHQASPYIFHPTLGGLTASPFTLPYLRQTEVQSSSSSKALADATSWIFRPPLPPEAMAEYARLTGMSPSAVALMMPQQQSFRPPLVSQSTPTSQNLLLERDDKERIASPVAAPFPAAASMLSYFQSPAGVTSKLPRGSPISGKVPQKHSLSFQQLSVPHAYRNHPRTSPGPLDEGESRFIKRETSPSPVKRSSVPGGVYGAQQQKTDNLSTRRIDEEKRNRLKRRADDEKRDRFSPKDSMLKRKREVTSDANAPDIEEHFRRSLGENYKDPETTNTVTITANVDDHFRKALGNDVWSKMKPGYKCSSPEPTDAMPNGRENYYPSTATTNMLPHSFSNLYVPHLQRSTENRSFISYTDSSLKNSATKVVQARGIVFPEPKIEVPPTNGAEVDISSSGTGVSRASPRRSEGFVNPADFESEGKVRSVLDGSRLQPSPSATSPLAQEKPLALQRSTNHPSLVHPPPPPYTISSTDSKSCARSSPGPPPAYSPSSSNSVSLLPASSSPGRTSSESKSVNDTSTSSSMSVQTKYVESAE, translated from the exons ATGGATTCTGAATATCCTTGCTTTGGGCTTGATATTTTGAAGAAAGCCGCCCACTTCGTTGAAAACCAGCAACAAGACACTACTGGTGAAAACGAAGCTTCATCGCCTAATCGACCAGTAAAAACACCCCAAACTTCGTCATCGGTGACCGAAAATGGATACCCTG GACAACGAAAAAACCCTTCTTATTATCGTCCAAGCTCACGCTCTTCAGATGGCCAAGACACAGGGGAAACTCAATCTTTtcactttaataaaaaaataaaacaacttagCAACACCGAGAAGG atAATACAAGTCGTGAAAGTATGCTCCTGAGCGAAAATAATTCGGCTGACGAAGCTTCTACCATGGCACATTTCACTCATCATAATAATGGCTTAGTTGTCCATCCACGCACGTATTCAGCTGAACACCGTCCGTCTCCCTATCGTCGTGAGCGTTCAACTGAATCACCGACTCATTCACCTGCAAGAAAAACTTCGCCACCACACACTACAGAAGGTGATTTATTGAGGCCAGTGGTTTTACCTCCCGGAACCGCCTCTCAGCCATTGCCACACGTTGCCACAGCCAATCCCATGATTCCATTTATTCATCCTTTAATGTATCCGACTATGGATCCAAGCATGTGCGCTGATGCTCTGGCTAGACAGGCCGCTAGTATTAATAGCGAAAGGCAGCAAACATCAAACACTCCACCGGCAACAACTGTCCCTAACGGTGCCATACCAGCCCAAGGACTTCCAGGACTTATGTTTCCTTTTACAAACCCTGCCCTTCTTATGGGTGCCCGTGGAAGTAATGTCTCTGGCATTGGTGTTCCCGATTTGCCTATGGTTTTTCCGTCACCTTTAGCAGCTTATGGTCCAGCTGCTGGTATGATTCCTCAACAACTGTCGGCTTTAGCATCACTGTCTGAACAAGATAAACGTTTTTATGAAACTATGCCACATTTGGCCCAGCAGGTTACAACAAACTTGCTGGCAAATCCTTATCTTAAAGGATTTTGTCCGTCAGGATTTGAATCGTTGGGTGTCAAAGACACAAGATCAATGCCCAAAACTGGACTTGCAGCTGGAGTTGGAATTGCCGGGATACCGTACAATACTGAATTTATGTTGAAATATCAGGAAGCTGTCAATAATGAAGCGCTAAAATTTGATGGTAGTTTGTCATCGAGAGTTGCAGCGTCTCCAGCACCGCTTGACCCTCGATTGTCAAACTCTCCGGATAACTCCAAGAAAACTCCAATATCTGCTTACACGCTGCCAGTACCATTTGCGTCTTCTCTTCACAATGCATCATCATCTAGTTCCCAGCCGCCCCTATCTGACAGAAGTACTTCTACGGCGAGTGTTCGGTCGTTGAGGAATGGTACTCCCAGTCTTCCCCATTTTGATGCTCGACCACCCACTCATCTTTCTCATGAAAGAGATATAATGTATCATGATAGCCACGATGTTCTTGCTTCCAGTGAAGCGAGCGATGCGAGGCGAAGGCTTATAACATTTTCTCAAAG ACCAACAAGTATCCACACAGATTCATATTCCAGCCATCACAAGTCTCCGCTACATCGCCGTTCACCGTCTCCTTATAATGACCGTAGAGAGTTACGGCGGTTCTCAAGAGAACTTTCCCCAAGTCGAACAACACCTTCGTCAGAAAAAGTTTCTAAAAAACAATCTAACGAAGCACATGGGATTTCTCGCGATCACCTCAAAGAGCTGAAGCGCAGAAGCCCTTCAGTCCAATCATCTCATGGTGTGCGTTCTTCTAAGTCTCCATCTGTACGTCGTAGTAATAGTCCAAGAGAACATGCTAGCCAAGCTCATGAGCCTATCCCCGCCAACTATTTTGCAGCATTGGCTGCTAAATCGGGACAAGGGCCTAGCGACAAAGACAGTTCTAGCTTTATTCACCAAGCGTCTCCATATATATTTCATCCGACTTTGGGAGGTTTGACGGCCTCTCCCTTTACGTTACCTTACCTTCGACAAACAGAAGTGCAGTCATCGTCTTCAAGTAAAGCGCTTGCGGATGCTACTTCTTGGATATTTCGACCTCCACTGCCCCCAGAA GCAATGGCTGAATATGCCAGATTAACTGGAATGTCGCCAAGTGCAGTTGCACTGATGATGCCTCAGCAACAAAGCTTTCGGCCTCCTTTAGTTAGCCAAAGCACGCCGACTTCGCAG AATCTTTTACTGGAGCGTGATGACAAAGAAAGAATTGCCAGTCCGGTAGCAGCGCCGTTCCCTGCCGCCGCTTCCATGCTTTCATATTTTCAAAGCCCTGCCGGTGTTACGTCAAAACTGCCCCGTGGGTCACCTATTTCTGGGAAAGTTCCTCAAAAGCACTCCTTGTCATTTCAGCAACTCTCCGTCCCACATGCTTATAGAAACCACCCTAGAACATCACCTGGACCCTTAGATGAAGGTGAAAGTCGTTTCATTAAACGAGAAACCAGTCCATCGCCAGTGAAGAGATCGTCGGTACCGGGAGGAGTGTATGGTGCACAGCAGCAAAAAACAGATAACTTGTCAACACGGCGCATTGATGAGGAAAAGCGAAACAGATTAAAGAGAAGAGCAGATGATGAGAAACGTGATAGATTTTCTCCGAAGGATTCCATGTTGAAACGAAAACGTGAAGTAACATCAG ATGCAAATGCTCCGGACATCGAGGAACATTTTCGCCGCTCCCTGGGTGAAAACTATAAAGATCCTGAAACTACAAACACAGTGACTATTACTGCCAACGTGGATGATCACTTTAGAAAAGCATTGGGTAACGACGTATGGAGTAAAATGAAACCCGGCTATAAATGTTCATCACCAGAACCTACAGATGCAATGCCGAACGGACGAGAAAATTATTATCCCAGCACAGCTACAACCAATATGTTGCCACATTCCTTTTCGAATCTTTATGTGCCGCATCTCCAGCGAAGTACGGAAAATCGAAGCTTTATATCATATACAGATTCTTCTCTCAAGAACTCTGCTACAAAGGTGGTACAAGCTCGTGGCATCGTTTTTCCTGAGCCTAAGATCGAAGTGCCTCCGACCAACGGCGCAGAAGTTGACATCTCCAGCTCTGGTACCGGCGTGTCGCGAGCATCACCAAGGCGCAGTGAAGGTTTTGTTAACCCAGCTGATTTTGAAAGTGAAGGAAAAGTGAGGAGTGTTTTGGATGGATCTCGTTTACAACCCTCACCTTCTGCAACTTCTCCTCTTGCTCAGGAGAAGCCGCTCGCACTCCAGCGATCAACAAACCACCCTTCCTTAGTGCATCCACCTCCACCACCTTACACTATATCCTCCACTGACTCCAAATCGTGTGCTCGTAGTTCTCCGGGACCACCTCCGGCTTACTCACCTTCTAGTTCCAACTCTGTTAGTTTACTCCCAGCATCTTCATCACCTGGGAGAACTTCCTCTGAGAGCAAAAGTGTAAATGATACTTCTACGAGTTCCAGTATGTCTGTACAGACCAAATACGTTGAAAGCGCAGAATGA
- the LOC143450270 gene encoding uncharacterized protein LOC143450270 isoform X3 produces MLLSENNSADEASTMAHFTHHNNGLVVHPRTYSAEHRPSPYRRERSTESPTHSPARKTSPPHTTEGDLLRPVVLPPGTASQPLPHVATANPMIPFIHPLMYPTMDPSMCADALARQAASINSERQQTSNTPPATTVPNGAIPAQGLPGLMFPFTNPALLMGARGSNVSGIGVPDLPMVFPSPLAAYGPAAGMIPQQLSALASLSEQDKRFYETMPHLAQQVTTNLLANPYLKGFCPSGFESLGVKDTRSMPKTGLAAGVGIAGIPYNTEFMLKYQEAVNNEALKFDGSLSSRVAASPAPLDPRLSNSPDNSKKTPISAYTLPVPFASSLHNASSSSSQPPLSDRSTSTASVRSLRNGTPSLPHFDARPPTHLSHERDIMYHDSHDVLASSEASDARRRLITFSQRPTSIHTDSYSSHHKSPLHRRSPSPYNDRRELRRFSRELSPSRTTPSSEKVSKKQSNEAHGISRDHLKELKRRSPSVQSSHGVRSSKSPSVRRSNSPREHASQAHEPIPANYFAALAAKSGQGPSDKDSSSFIHQASPYIFHPTLGGLTASPFTLPYLRQTEVQSSSSSKALADATSWIFRPPLPPEAMAEYARLTGMSPSAVALMMPQQQSFRPPLVSQSTPTSQNLLLERDDKERIASPVAAPFPAAASMLSYFQSPAGVTSKLPRGSPISGKVPQKHSLSFQQLSVPHAYRNHPRTSPGPLDEGESRFIKRETSPSPVKRSSVPGGVYGAQQQKTDNLSTRRIDEEKRNRLKRRADDEKRDRFSPKDSMLKRKREVTSDANAPDIEEHFRRSLGENYKDPETTNTVTITANVDDHFRKALGNDVWSKMKPGYKCSSPEPTDAMPNGRENYYPSTATTNMLPHSFSNLYVPHLQRSTENRSFISYTDSSLKNSATKVVQARGIVFPEPKIEVPPTNGAEVDISSSGTGVSRASPRRSEGFVNPADFESEGKVRSVLDGSRLQPSPSATSPLAQEKPLALQRSTNHPSLVHPPPPPYTISSTDSKSCARSSPGPPPAYSPSSSNSVSLLPASSSPGRTSSESKSVNDTSTSSSMSVQTKYVESAE; encoded by the exons ATGCTCCTGAGCGAAAATAATTCGGCTGACGAAGCTTCTACCATGGCACATTTCACTCATCATAATAATGGCTTAGTTGTCCATCCACGCACGTATTCAGCTGAACACCGTCCGTCTCCCTATCGTCGTGAGCGTTCAACTGAATCACCGACTCATTCACCTGCAAGAAAAACTTCGCCACCACACACTACAGAAGGTGATTTATTGAGGCCAGTGGTTTTACCTCCCGGAACCGCCTCTCAGCCATTGCCACACGTTGCCACAGCCAATCCCATGATTCCATTTATTCATCCTTTAATGTATCCGACTATGGATCCAAGCATGTGCGCTGATGCTCTGGCTAGACAGGCCGCTAGTATTAATAGCGAAAGGCAGCAAACATCAAACACTCCACCGGCAACAACTGTCCCTAACGGTGCCATACCAGCCCAAGGACTTCCAGGACTTATGTTTCCTTTTACAAACCCTGCCCTTCTTATGGGTGCCCGTGGAAGTAATGTCTCTGGCATTGGTGTTCCCGATTTGCCTATGGTTTTTCCGTCACCTTTAGCAGCTTATGGTCCAGCTGCTGGTATGATTCCTCAACAACTGTCGGCTTTAGCATCACTGTCTGAACAAGATAAACGTTTTTATGAAACTATGCCACATTTGGCCCAGCAGGTTACAACAAACTTGCTGGCAAATCCTTATCTTAAAGGATTTTGTCCGTCAGGATTTGAATCGTTGGGTGTCAAAGACACAAGATCAATGCCCAAAACTGGACTTGCAGCTGGAGTTGGAATTGCCGGGATACCGTACAATACTGAATTTATGTTGAAATATCAGGAAGCTGTCAATAATGAAGCGCTAAAATTTGATGGTAGTTTGTCATCGAGAGTTGCAGCGTCTCCAGCACCGCTTGACCCTCGATTGTCAAACTCTCCGGATAACTCCAAGAAAACTCCAATATCTGCTTACACGCTGCCAGTACCATTTGCGTCTTCTCTTCACAATGCATCATCATCTAGTTCCCAGCCGCCCCTATCTGACAGAAGTACTTCTACGGCGAGTGTTCGGTCGTTGAGGAATGGTACTCCCAGTCTTCCCCATTTTGATGCTCGACCACCCACTCATCTTTCTCATGAAAGAGATATAATGTATCATGATAGCCACGATGTTCTTGCTTCCAGTGAAGCGAGCGATGCGAGGCGAAGGCTTATAACATTTTCTCAAAG ACCAACAAGTATCCACACAGATTCATATTCCAGCCATCACAAGTCTCCGCTACATCGCCGTTCACCGTCTCCTTATAATGACCGTAGAGAGTTACGGCGGTTCTCAAGAGAACTTTCCCCAAGTCGAACAACACCTTCGTCAGAAAAAGTTTCTAAAAAACAATCTAACGAAGCACATGGGATTTCTCGCGATCACCTCAAAGAGCTGAAGCGCAGAAGCCCTTCAGTCCAATCATCTCATGGTGTGCGTTCTTCTAAGTCTCCATCTGTACGTCGTAGTAATAGTCCAAGAGAACATGCTAGCCAAGCTCATGAGCCTATCCCCGCCAACTATTTTGCAGCATTGGCTGCTAAATCGGGACAAGGGCCTAGCGACAAAGACAGTTCTAGCTTTATTCACCAAGCGTCTCCATATATATTTCATCCGACTTTGGGAGGTTTGACGGCCTCTCCCTTTACGTTACCTTACCTTCGACAAACAGAAGTGCAGTCATCGTCTTCAAGTAAAGCGCTTGCGGATGCTACTTCTTGGATATTTCGACCTCCACTGCCCCCAGAA GCAATGGCTGAATATGCCAGATTAACTGGAATGTCGCCAAGTGCAGTTGCACTGATGATGCCTCAGCAACAAAGCTTTCGGCCTCCTTTAGTTAGCCAAAGCACGCCGACTTCGCAG AATCTTTTACTGGAGCGTGATGACAAAGAAAGAATTGCCAGTCCGGTAGCAGCGCCGTTCCCTGCCGCCGCTTCCATGCTTTCATATTTTCAAAGCCCTGCCGGTGTTACGTCAAAACTGCCCCGTGGGTCACCTATTTCTGGGAAAGTTCCTCAAAAGCACTCCTTGTCATTTCAGCAACTCTCCGTCCCACATGCTTATAGAAACCACCCTAGAACATCACCTGGACCCTTAGATGAAGGTGAAAGTCGTTTCATTAAACGAGAAACCAGTCCATCGCCAGTGAAGAGATCGTCGGTACCGGGAGGAGTGTATGGTGCACAGCAGCAAAAAACAGATAACTTGTCAACACGGCGCATTGATGAGGAAAAGCGAAACAGATTAAAGAGAAGAGCAGATGATGAGAAACGTGATAGATTTTCTCCGAAGGATTCCATGTTGAAACGAAAACGTGAAGTAACATCAG ATGCAAATGCTCCGGACATCGAGGAACATTTTCGCCGCTCCCTGGGTGAAAACTATAAAGATCCTGAAACTACAAACACAGTGACTATTACTGCCAACGTGGATGATCACTTTAGAAAAGCATTGGGTAACGACGTATGGAGTAAAATGAAACCCGGCTATAAATGTTCATCACCAGAACCTACAGATGCAATGCCGAACGGACGAGAAAATTATTATCCCAGCACAGCTACAACCAATATGTTGCCACATTCCTTTTCGAATCTTTATGTGCCGCATCTCCAGCGAAGTACGGAAAATCGAAGCTTTATATCATATACAGATTCTTCTCTCAAGAACTCTGCTACAAAGGTGGTACAAGCTCGTGGCATCGTTTTTCCTGAGCCTAAGATCGAAGTGCCTCCGACCAACGGCGCAGAAGTTGACATCTCCAGCTCTGGTACCGGCGTGTCGCGAGCATCACCAAGGCGCAGTGAAGGTTTTGTTAACCCAGCTGATTTTGAAAGTGAAGGAAAAGTGAGGAGTGTTTTGGATGGATCTCGTTTACAACCCTCACCTTCTGCAACTTCTCCTCTTGCTCAGGAGAAGCCGCTCGCACTCCAGCGATCAACAAACCACCCTTCCTTAGTGCATCCACCTCCACCACCTTACACTATATCCTCCACTGACTCCAAATCGTGTGCTCGTAGTTCTCCGGGACCACCTCCGGCTTACTCACCTTCTAGTTCCAACTCTGTTAGTTTACTCCCAGCATCTTCATCACCTGGGAGAACTTCCTCTGAGAGCAAAAGTGTAAATGATACTTCTACGAGTTCCAGTATGTCTGTACAGACCAAATACGTTGAAAGCGCAGAATGA